The proteins below are encoded in one region of Triticum aestivum cultivar Chinese Spring chromosome 1B, IWGSC CS RefSeq v2.1, whole genome shotgun sequence:
- the LOC123101693 gene encoding plasma membrane ATPase-like — translation MLIALIWKFDFSPFMILVIAILNDGTIMTISKDRVKPSPHPDSRKLLEIFITGIVYGAYLAVLTVVFFFAMTSIDFFSEKFHVRSLRSNKDAMMSALYLQVSIISQALIFVTRSRRWCFQERPGLWLCFAFVVAHIRTGVR, via the exons ATGCTGATTGCGCTGATTTGGAAGTTCGATTTCTCGCCGTttatgatcctggtcattgccatTCTCAACGACG GCACAATCATGACCATCTCCAAGGACAGAGTGAAGCCATCCCCACATCCAGATAGCCGGAAGCTACTGgagatcttcatcaccggcatCGTCTATGGTGCCTACCTTGCTGTGTTGACCGTGGTGTTCTTCTTCGCCATGACTAGCATCGACTTCTTCAGC GAGAAGTTCCACGTGCGTTCGCTAAGGAGCAACAAGGACGCGATGATGTCTGCCCTCTACCTTCAAGTGAGCATCATCAGCCAGGCCCTCATCTTCGTCACCCGGTCGCGCCGCTGGTGCTTCCAGGAGCGCCCGGGGCTCTGGCTCTGCTTCGCCTTCGTCGTCGCGCATATC AGAACGGGTGTTCGGTGA